The DNA segment TATGGTTTCCACAAGGCGTCCCTCGTTTCCCCTTTATTCTTTGGCTTGCTGTTAATAACATGCTTTTAACGGGAGATAGAATGAGGCAATGGGGGATAACTCAAAGGTGTGAACTGTGTGGAAAAAGATAAGAGACCAGAGACCAGCTTTCCTTTGCTTGCCCCTACTTTTACACGGTTTAGGTGAGCGTTGCTTGTAGACTTGTAGGCAACAGTATTAACTTGGATTGGTGGTGAACATTACAGCGTTTGCAGAGAATGGGGAGAAATGGAGTAGACTCTTGCTTAGCAAGCCTATTGTTTCATATGGTAGTTTACAACATATGGTGGGAGAGAAATGGAAGAAGGTATCAACGAAACATAATTCAACGGAGCAACTACGCAGACTCATTGATAAAGCCATGAGGAACATGATTTGTTCTCTCAAGTATTGGTCTGATCACAAGCTGGGGGGTTATTGCAGCGATGGTATCAAATTACGATTTAGTTTCTGATTTTATacttcatattaaaaaaatcttacataGTAGGTGACTGATGTGTAAATAAAATTCTTTTTgattgatcaataaatttgaaatttcatgaaaaaaaatattactcatTATATACatctttcaaaatttataaatatgcttttaaatatatattgtatctttatacaatTTAGATATCAAACTTACTAagattttttgaaacttttaggaaaatgttatatatatttaataatatcttattaaataaacatataactCAAATTGGGTAAAATATTCATGAAGGTTTTCCTAAATACACATTTATGaaagtttttctaaattttatgaaGACATTAAACATATTTATCAATATCCtaataaattatagaaaatattatattcataaaaGTTGATCAAAGCTTAAATTCATGAAAATATGATACACATTCAGGAAGgtctttttgattttaaattcgCGAATGTTTTCTTAAACTTGAATTCAAGAATAAGTCTTcataaatttttgttaaaaaatcgtttataaaaaatcagaaaatttgaaaaaaaaaaatcagaaaaattgaaaatatattttcagaaaacaaattgtaaataaaagtttcaattttttaaaaaaatatttatttgttttatatatagagTGGAGGAATATATAATTGtcatttaactttttaatgAACTGTTTTGGTCATTTCAATCTTTGAGAGCTATTTGAGTGatgaaaactttttttattattctataATGTTTCTCagtaataaatttaaaactgtTTCCCTGCTGACTTAAAAATGTTTCCCTAGTAGATTTAAAAGTTCAAATCTTGGGCCGGATGTTTCTGGTTACTTCGCAATTTCAGTGTTGCCAAAAAGAATCAATTTCAGTGAGGCTGTAACAGAAAATAACGGgctttattttgttgttttcgGCGAATGGGCTTTACTAAATTTTGGTATTGTTTTATTTCTCTTGTTTAAATAGAAACTCTATTACAATTCTATATACACTATTTTTGGGTACAATTCTATGTATACTAATTATAACTATAATGCTGGTGGCACAAAATAATTACAGAAATggtactaaaataaataaattaaaatattgaccTGAGCGTCCAAAGAATACTGTAATTTGACCGCAAAACCGATAAAAAGGTAGGgtgctaaaatataaatttattataaacacAGGGAGCTGTTTTAGTTGCTtttaacacataaattaaatGCCTCAAAAGAACATTATAAGCACAGCTCATGGACATTACCAAGAAACCCCAATTACAATTATTAGTACGTCAAAGTTCATTATTATGAAATTAGTTAtgttttgaaagaaaaagaaaatataaaaaaaaatgaagaagaaacagTAAAAAGAAGAGGGTGCTTTCGAAGACTCTTCCCTCGAATAAACGCAAAGAAGTGACAGCCGTTATTAATACCGCCTGTCGTACTTTCTTCCACAGACCTAACCACACACAcgacactctctctctctctctttgcttACGACTTCCGAGACAAATAGAGAATTCTTGTAAAAGCTTTTACCTTTTAGAGGAAAGAACAGTGCAGATCTTAGAAGGGTCCGAAGACCCACCACGAAAATAAACCAAGTATAACCAAGTCAAAGTCTTATTTTTACCCACAAGACAAAAAGTTAAATTCCACAAACCCTTTTTattccatcttctctcttctgTCTTTGCTTTGGAAGAAGTCTCCAGCTTCATTTGACTTCAACTGTTCCAGGTTATTTGTTTGTCTTCATGTTCGTCTGTTTTGTGGCTTCTCTGAGATGACTCACGTGTTGGTACGAAGAGAGAGACACGGAAGCAAAAGTAAAAGATGGGACATGACCATcaaatatttcttcttcttcttcttagttgtCATGTTTCAGATATGCTTGTCCTCATCATCAGCTTCTGTTGATTCTCGTCGTCACTTCGTCTCGTCGACGCCGAGAAAGACTCTGGTGTATGCAACGGCGCCGTTTCGTGGGGATTTTCATATAGAAGATAACATTTATGGAGACGACAAGAGAGTAGTTCACACCGGTCCCAATCCTCTCCACAACTAACTTTTACGTGTTGCTATTATTATCCATTACCCTCCACACCCACCCTACGAAGGCTACAAGCAAGACGCAAACGTGAAACGCTAATCGCGATGCAGAGGTACCCTTAGTGTAAAATCAAGAATGTCATAGATTTTGTAAGGTAGAATCCTCTTTTTGTATCTCATGGAGCATATAAACATTTTAGCTTTTTGTGTAGGGCTTAGTTCGGGTATGTGGAACTATATAATGTTAGTATTAAGAGTTTAAACTTTAAAGGTTACTCACCACTTATTCCttaaatttcattttccgtTGAAATGTTAGTAAAATATGGTGTTTTTCGTTTGTTTTCTTCATATAAAGGAGATTAAATTATCTTATGATctacatatataaagaaaaaacaattgaatTGGTTAAGTACTAACCAGCGGGTATAATGTTGCTGTGTTTAATATAATCATCATAACACAATAAGTGTGTTATTCTTCATTTGGCGTTTTTAGCTCTTTAAGTCTCGTATTAATTTTCCACATCTGCCTTCATAAATCCTTTTTTATTCAACATACACCTACCCCCTAGCGAGCAAATGAGTTAGTATGAATAATTATCTCTTATACTAGTATTACTATTACCAATACTTGTACAGTGATTAGATCAATCAACTGCTCATCATGACTATTCGTTAGCACTATTATGTTCAACTAGAAAACTCAACGATACATATGTATAtcaaagtagtttttttttgtgtggaaaATGTTGAATTTGAAATCTTCATACCAACCATTTACAAACTAGGTCTCGAGGAACATTGCCACCATAGAACGTGATACTAAGGAACAAAAACTGGACCTATCCAACGGTTCAAATGGGATAGTATAATTGGATTGTGGTCATTATTCTTTTGATATCAACTAAAGTttcaaccatatatatataaaatgttcgTACagattaaatgtgattttactaCCTACGCTGattaaaaagaaaggaaaaagaagcGAAACCTCTTCCAGAAATGTTCACGTTCAGTGAAAAAAGaatgtgaaaaaaaattaatacatgaTCAAAGAAATAGTTTATGACTTTATTCATAGCATCCATAATTTCTCTCTGACTAGATTCTATttgaactattttaaaattttgtcgTATCATTCATTAGTATTATCTAGCATTTTCTTTTACAGGTTTAACATTTATGTCTAGTAAATGGAGAAAATAACGGGATTGAATGACACCAGGGTAATATCAATTAATATGTATAAATCATACGTATGGAGAAGAGAAATGGTCAGGCCATGGCTGTGAGTCTGTGACACTGTCCATCTTCTTAATTGCTTTCTGCATCTTTTCTTTACCGTTCCCCTCTTCATACGCAGTCACGTCAATAAATGTTCATagtcgtttttttttcttctagatTTAGCACCGCTAGATCAATCTC comes from the Brassica napus cultivar Da-Ae chromosome A7, Da-Ae, whole genome shotgun sequence genome and includes:
- the LOC125576335 gene encoding CLAVATA3/ESR (CLE)-related protein 17-like codes for the protein MTHVLVRRERHGSKSKRWDMTIKYFFFFFLVVMFQICLSSSSASVDSRRHFVSSTPRKTLVYATAPFRGDFHIEDNIYGDDKRVVHTGPNPLHN